From a region of the Sander lucioperca isolate FBNREF2018 chromosome 8, SLUC_FBN_1.2, whole genome shotgun sequence genome:
- the LOC116051882 gene encoding gamma-crystallin M3-like isoform X2: MGKIIFYEERNFQGRHYECMSDCSDMSSYMSRCQSCRVESGCFMVYDRPNYMGNQYFMKRGEYADYMSMMGMRDSIRSCRMIPMHRGQFRMKIYERENFGGQSYELMDDCDNIMDRYRMNDCQSCNVMDGHWLMYEQPHYRGRMMYMRPGEYRSFRDMGMSGMRWMSMRRIMDSCY; the protein is encoded by the exons AT GGGCAAG ATCATCTTCTACGAGGAGAGGAACTTCCAGGGTCGCCACTATGAGTGCATGAGTGACTGCTCTGACATGTCCTCCTACATGAGCAGGTGCCAGTCCTGCAGGGTGGAGAGCGGCTGCTTCATGGTCTACGACCGTCCCAACTACATGGGAAACCAGTACTTCATGAAGAGGGGCGAGTACGCTGATTACATGAGCATGATGGGAATGAGAGACAGCATCAGGTCTTGCCGTATGATCCCCATG CACAGAGGTCAGTTCAGGATGAAGATCTATGAGAGGGAGAACTTTGGTGGTCAGAGTTACGAGCTGATGGACGACTGTGACAACATCATGGACCGTTACCGTATGAATGACTGCCAGTCCTGCAACGTGATGGACGGCCACTGGCTGATGTACGAGCAGCCCCACTACAGAGGCAGGATGATGTACATGAGGCCCGGAGAGTACAGGAGCTTCAGGGACATGGGCATGAGTGGCATGAGGTGGATGAGCATGAGGCGTATCATGGACTCCTGCTACTAA
- the LOC116051882 gene encoding gamma-crystallin M3-like isoform X1 has translation MTNTSMNMRGKIIFYEERNFQGRHYECMSDCSDMSSYMSRCQSCRVESGCFMVYDRPNYMGNQYFMKRGEYADYMSMMGMRDSIRSCRMIPMHRGQFRMKIYERENFGGQSYELMDDCDNIMDRYRMNDCQSCNVMDGHWLMYEQPHYRGRMMYMRPGEYRSFRDMGMSGMRWMSMRRIMDSCY, from the exons ATGACCAACACCAGCATGAACATGAGGGGCAAG ATCATCTTCTACGAGGAGAGGAACTTCCAGGGTCGCCACTATGAGTGCATGAGTGACTGCTCTGACATGTCCTCCTACATGAGCAGGTGCCAGTCCTGCAGGGTGGAGAGCGGCTGCTTCATGGTCTACGACCGTCCCAACTACATGGGAAACCAGTACTTCATGAAGAGGGGCGAGTACGCTGATTACATGAGCATGATGGGAATGAGAGACAGCATCAGGTCTTGCCGTATGATCCCCATG CACAGAGGTCAGTTCAGGATGAAGATCTATGAGAGGGAGAACTTTGGTGGTCAGAGTTACGAGCTGATGGACGACTGTGACAACATCATGGACCGTTACCGTATGAATGACTGCCAGTCCTGCAACGTGATGGACGGCCACTGGCTGATGTACGAGCAGCCCCACTACAGAGGCAGGATGATGTACATGAGGCCCGGAGAGTACAGGAGCTTCAGGGACATGGGCATGAGTGGCATGAGGTGGATGAGCATGAGGCGTATCATGGACTCCTGCTACTAA